In a genomic window of Halalkalicoccus sp. CG83:
- a CDS encoding Zn-dependent hydrolase: MEVDRERLREDVERNGEFGRVETQEGRGRTNRSGTEANRRARQYFVERLEDAGLEVRVDAVGNVVGRWTPESADPDAKPVAAGSHLDSVPEGGIFDGPLGTYGALEAVRTMRELGIEPERPLVVVSFTEEEGGRFGSGMLGSSVATGRRSVEEALALEDAEGVTLEDALEEIGFRGEGRLNAAGWDAWLELHVEQGTRLESVDVPVGIVSDITGITHCSVTIEGEANHAGATPMGERTDALAAASEFVRDVERAAEEAVASESEGAVATVGSLSVAPNATNVVPGRVDCGVDVRDVDHGLMDALVDRARTSLARLERVRGVDCTLAREFDVEPAAMAPRCRTAAREAAEADGITTMELYSGAAHDSMRIARVTDAGLLFAPSREGISHNPREWTDWNDCATATSVLCGTLARLAGATFEGDS; this comes from the coding sequence ATGGAGGTCGATCGGGAACGACTACGCGAGGACGTCGAACGAAACGGCGAGTTCGGCCGCGTCGAGACCCAGGAGGGACGCGGCCGGACGAACCGTTCGGGCACCGAGGCCAACCGGCGAGCCCGCCAGTACTTCGTCGAGCGCCTGGAGGACGCCGGCCTCGAGGTGCGGGTCGACGCGGTCGGGAACGTCGTCGGACGGTGGACGCCCGAGAGCGCCGATCCCGACGCGAAGCCCGTCGCGGCGGGCAGCCACCTCGACTCGGTGCCCGAGGGCGGGATCTTCGACGGCCCGCTCGGCACCTACGGCGCCCTCGAGGCCGTCCGTACGATGCGCGAACTGGGTATCGAGCCCGAGCGACCCCTGGTGGTCGTCTCGTTCACCGAGGAGGAGGGCGGGCGGTTCGGGTCGGGAATGCTCGGCTCCTCCGTAGCGACGGGCCGGCGAAGCGTCGAGGAGGCGCTCGCGCTCGAGGACGCCGAGGGCGTGACGCTCGAGGACGCTCTGGAGGAGATCGGCTTTCGCGGCGAGGGCCGGCTCAACGCCGCCGGCTGGGACGCCTGGCTCGAGCTCCACGTCGAGCAGGGGACGCGACTCGAGAGCGTGGACGTCCCGGTGGGGATCGTCTCCGACATCACGGGGATCACCCACTGTTCGGTGACGATCGAGGGCGAGGCGAACCACGCGGGCGCGACGCCGATGGGCGAGCGGACCGACGCGCTCGCCGCCGCGAGCGAGTTCGTCCGTGACGTCGAGCGCGCGGCCGAGGAGGCCGTCGCGAGCGAGAGCGAGGGCGCCGTCGCCACCGTCGGGAGCCTCTCGGTGGCGCCCAACGCCACCAACGTCGTCCCCGGCCGGGTCGACTGCGGCGTCGACGTGCGCGACGTCGATCACGGCCTCATGGACGCGCTGGTCGACCGGGCGCGAACGAGCCTCGCCCGCCTCGAGCGCGTCCGGGGCGTCGACTGCACGCTGGCTCGCGAGTTCGACGTCGAGCCCGCGGCGATGGCTCCCCGATGCCGGACGGCGGCGCGCGAGGCCGCCGAGGCCGACGGGATCACGACGATGGAGCTGTACTCGGGGGCGGCCCACGACTCGATGCGGATCGCGCGGGTGACCGACGCCGGACTGCTGTTCGCTCCCTCGCGGGAGGGGATCTCGCACAACCCCCGCGAGTGGACCGACTGGAACGACTGTGCGACGGCGACGAGCGTGCTCTGTGGCACATTGGCGCGGCTTGCGGGGGCGACGTTCGAGGGAGATTCTTAG